A window from Piliocolobus tephrosceles isolate RC106 chromosome 11, ASM277652v3, whole genome shotgun sequence encodes these proteins:
- the PRKRA gene encoding interferon-inducible double-stranded RNA-dependent protein kinase activator A isoform X1: MSQSRHRTEAPPLEREDSGTFSLGKMITAKPGKTPIQVLHEYGMKTKNIPVYECERSDVQIHVPTFTFRVTVGDITCTGEGTSKKLAKHRAAEAAINILKANASICFAVPDPLMPDPSKQPKNQLNPIGSLQELAIHHGWRLPEYTLSQEGGPAHKREYTTICRLESFMETGKGASKKQAKRNAAEKFLAKFSNISPENHISLTNVVGHSLGCTWHSLRNSPGEKINLLKRSLLSIPNTDYIQLLSEIAKEQGFNITYLDIDELSANGQYQCLAELSTSPITVCHGSGISCGNAQSDAAHNALQYLKIIAERK; this comes from the exons ATGTCCCAGAGCAGGCACCGCACCGAGGCCCCGCCGCTGGAGCGCGAGGACAGTGGGACCTTCAG TTTGGGGAAGATGATAACAGCTAAGCCAGGGAAAACACCGATTCAGGTATTACACGAATACGGCATGAAGACCAAGAACATCCCAGTTTATGAATGTGAAAGATCTGATGTGCAAATACATGTGCCCACATTCACCTTCAGAGTAACCGTTGGTGACATAACCTGCACAG GTGAAGGTACAAGTAAGAAGCTGGCGAAACATAGAGCTGCAGAGGCTGCCATAAACATTTTGAAAGCCAATGCAAGTATTTG ctttGCAGTTCCTGACCCCTTAATGCCTGACCCTTCCAAGCAACCAAAGAACCAGCTTAATCCTATTGGTTCATTACAG GAATTGGCTATTCATCATGGCTGGAGACTTCCTGAATATACCCTTTCCCAGGAGGGAGGACCTGCTCATAAGAgagaatataccacaatttgcaGGCTAGAGTCATTTATGGAAACTG GAAAGGGGGCATCAAAAAAGCAAGCCAAAAGGAATGCTGCTGAGAAATTTCTTGCCAAATTTAGTAATATTTCTCCAGAGAACCACATTTCTTTA ACAAATGTAGTAGGACATTCTTTAGGATGTACTTGGCATTCCTTGAGGAATTCTCCTGGTGAAAAGATCAACTTACTGAAAAGAAGCCTGCTTAGTATTCCAAATACAGATTACATCCAGCTGCTTAGTGAAATTGCCAAGGAACAAGGTTTTAATATAACATATTTGGATAtag ATGAACTGAGCGCCAATGGACAGTATCAATGTCTTGCTGAACTGTCCACCAGCCCCATCACGGTCTGTCATGGCTCCGGTATCTCCTGTGGCAATGCACAAAGTGATGCAGCTCACAATGCTTTGCAGTATTTAAAGATAATAgcagaaagaaagtaa
- the PRKRA gene encoding interferon-inducible double-stranded RNA-dependent protein kinase activator A isoform X2: protein MQVFGELNFFVFSSSKISWLSFAVPDPLMPDPSKQPKNQLNPIGSLQELAIHHGWRLPEYTLSQEGGPAHKREYTTICRLESFMETGKGASKKQAKRNAAEKFLAKFSNISPENHISLTNVVGHSLGCTWHSLRNSPGEKINLLKRSLLSIPNTDYIQLLSEIAKEQGFNITYLDIDELSANGQYQCLAELSTSPITVCHGSGISCGNAQSDAAHNALQYLKIIAERK from the exons ATGCAAGTATTTGGTGAGCTAAATTTCTTTGTATTCAGCAGCTCAAAAATATCATGGCTGAG ctttGCAGTTCCTGACCCCTTAATGCCTGACCCTTCCAAGCAACCAAAGAACCAGCTTAATCCTATTGGTTCATTACAG GAATTGGCTATTCATCATGGCTGGAGACTTCCTGAATATACCCTTTCCCAGGAGGGAGGACCTGCTCATAAGAgagaatataccacaatttgcaGGCTAGAGTCATTTATGGAAACTG GAAAGGGGGCATCAAAAAAGCAAGCCAAAAGGAATGCTGCTGAGAAATTTCTTGCCAAATTTAGTAATATTTCTCCAGAGAACCACATTTCTTTA ACAAATGTAGTAGGACATTCTTTAGGATGTACTTGGCATTCCTTGAGGAATTCTCCTGGTGAAAAGATCAACTTACTGAAAAGAAGCCTGCTTAGTATTCCAAATACAGATTACATCCAGCTGCTTAGTGAAATTGCCAAGGAACAAGGTTTTAATATAACATATTTGGATAtag ATGAACTGAGCGCCAATGGACAGTATCAATGTCTTGCTGAACTGTCCACCAGCCCCATCACGGTCTGTCATGGCTCCGGTATCTCCTGTGGCAATGCACAAAGTGATGCAGCTCACAATGCTTTGCAGTATTTAAAGATAATAgcagaaagaaagtaa
- the PRKRA gene encoding interferon-inducible double-stranded RNA-dependent protein kinase activator A isoform X3: MPDPSKQPKNQLNPIGSLQELAIHHGWRLPEYTLSQEGGPAHKREYTTICRLESFMETGKGASKKQAKRNAAEKFLAKFSNISPENHISLTNVVGHSLGCTWHSLRNSPGEKINLLKRSLLSIPNTDYIQLLSEIAKEQGFNITYLDIDELSANGQYQCLAELSTSPITVCHGSGISCGNAQSDAAHNALQYLKIIAERK, translated from the exons ATGCCTGACCCTTCCAAGCAACCAAAGAACCAGCTTAATCCTATTGGTTCATTACAG GAATTGGCTATTCATCATGGCTGGAGACTTCCTGAATATACCCTTTCCCAGGAGGGAGGACCTGCTCATAAGAgagaatataccacaatttgcaGGCTAGAGTCATTTATGGAAACTG GAAAGGGGGCATCAAAAAAGCAAGCCAAAAGGAATGCTGCTGAGAAATTTCTTGCCAAATTTAGTAATATTTCTCCAGAGAACCACATTTCTTTA ACAAATGTAGTAGGACATTCTTTAGGATGTACTTGGCATTCCTTGAGGAATTCTCCTGGTGAAAAGATCAACTTACTGAAAAGAAGCCTGCTTAGTATTCCAAATACAGATTACATCCAGCTGCTTAGTGAAATTGCCAAGGAACAAGGTTTTAATATAACATATTTGGATAtag ATGAACTGAGCGCCAATGGACAGTATCAATGTCTTGCTGAACTGTCCACCAGCCCCATCACGGTCTGTCATGGCTCCGGTATCTCCTGTGGCAATGCACAAAGTGATGCAGCTCACAATGCTTTGCAGTATTTAAAGATAATAgcagaaagaaagtaa